In a single window of the Rhineura floridana isolate rRhiFlo1 chromosome 3, rRhiFlo1.hap2, whole genome shotgun sequence genome:
- the LOC133379719 gene encoding sterile alpha motif domain-containing protein 9-like isoform X1, which produces MDKRDTEDGHGTDFGFYHSQMLSAAEISGITKFCFLDKEANFRDKMDYRLPVDEWDENHVKHWLESIGIKKQYVERLCEEEVTGPTLRVLDELFLKRMGMKQGQIQILMCKRDKLLQQYIGIDSTKTVNDNIVDGDILDNHKTNSEDKKPKSREPDSAEERKSVLEKTKCKLSDSQPVSSQHGASKPQDLEEKDMTHTVSTFSKTEITANTEPSHFCRFRPFSSDNINFKYVRNMVLAPETGVHNLISPCHEYKSFAKAALLDRQRLQAKFAHEVMKFASACMNIRTNGTIHFGVMDSVEKKGWKHGQIVGIPIRDKDMYVDALDYIERCFDAHVKEAARLCIHPPVFIEVIQTGIHEQFFVVEVDIEPLANIVKEKVFQVRLPNFNEKSNKVNLEKDKVAFQRIGSNSEPVKNDDLVTFIQNLKERDARREKAETFNNENEIDIPQNLGRKLSVLLTDGKNYMNDSLWYILVTNKCGEEDLKSIDFLMHMNIFCVFDFDEDSGVSGLYAKYKECHATSSHFLQNYSNDNKMSTTEFQKHLCLFVKKSWIFCNGRSDYLGNEKPCDENTWIRTKRKYLKKAVSFICDELLPTGSFLVLFLLFSPVEKPIVETFHELYSEMNGMEFIICLAESRETYEEWANLAQATCSIEMLEQRSVVGMKLSHVDATIQNMLPSTITNKHLPVSTKGLCALSPLEEEKMYSLEILCADQCDDIKLDLLSTKEIQEIDETFYRGKKVSWKNFWFADKRLCGEVIEREACKEVLKMLNEFVYRNWFKNPVAKLKVFHHPGSGGSTIARQVLWKQRKDLRCAVIKTTYSVTTVCQHAVEFRHYDEKDHKNALPVLLLLEDYEEEYLDELAYSLTDAMGLNKRHPTRPSFFILCCKRSNAPDKLCKSSPQDTVAVTHKLTDQEKNLFRTKLEKFENQKDFKLEYILTFVLMSNEFETTYVREFVEHLLKDTDLSSQETRLMRYVALLNFYVHNSYISLSHCEAFLGLGTYEEMAMRQYDFISHLSEQARLIFIELRETTTYISSIQIIHYVVAKEILNQLSGCRTQSEIAMDLLQEKVFLHHRFGREEFTKFFRDLFIRRDKKSRGDNTDSLFSPFIEHVCRFENPEKAIDILKHAYECLGKDAFFAQQLARLHYNYEKFEDATYWAEVAKSHLPNDSFILDTEGQVYRKWFSFRMDKKTDEDTPEDIIQIIELALKAMKCFRGAQQAAKSERDSMNNSGYFGEVEVGCRLLKLLSTLDVFPKNSKGEHPELVQYLITDYIPDDIKKPWGKLHSRLKGLRQNIYNALDWISEDLSYFQTDKYQTDEEDGREEQVYNPRGWLKRQCKVYAAFFAAESLVEENGAQSKTQLIRHMNIYKHGGGNVTTILSFLSDSNDKKSIQNLEKIISFYSKDPQKESLEDTDLINYILCHFILACLSPGSSKLLDLQTLRELSKRFFKKRKTAFPSSAYFLLTLLYWPDAALDKDSNPKKDEILKSALETMKCLHDIKLKDVAPRRKKIYTHFFLGIGYGLGKIVPKTTIDKLIKGSLIERRKKWQNGDVWKIGEVHKVLERVNGWTKDGRVFAKGHSGQILILPLHFDSVPPGNENVTFYLGFTFNGLVAHDIQVQM; this is translated from the coding sequence ATTACAGATTACCTGTGGATGAATGGGATGAGAATCATGTTAAGCACTGGCTAGAGTCCATTGGAATTAAGAAACAGTATGTAGAAAGGCTCTGTGAAGAGGAAGTAACTGGTCCAACACTCAGAGTATTGGATGAACTGTTCCTCAAGAGAATGGGCATGAAACAAGGTCAGATCCAAATACTAATGTGCAAAAGAGATAAACTTTTACAGCAATATATTGGGATAGATTCCACAAAAACAGTTAATGACAACATTGTGGACGGAGATATATTGGATAATCACAAAACCAATTCAGAAGATAAAAAGCCAAAATCCAGAGAGCCAGACTCAGCTGAAGAGAGAAAAAGTGTCCTAGAGAAAACTAAATGCAAACTCTCTGATAGCCAACCAGTTTCTTCACAACACGGAGCTTCAAAACCACAGGACTTAGAAGAGAAAGACATGACACACACAGTTTCTACTTTTAGCAAAACAGAAATCACAGCCAATACTGAACCATCACATTTTTGCCGATTCAGGCCATTCAGCAGTGACAATATTAATTTTAAGTATGTTAGAAATATGGTCCTTGCTCCAGAAACAGGAGTTCACAATCTAATTAGCCCTTGCCATGAATACAAATCTTTTGCTAAGGCTGCACTGCTGGACAGACAAAGGCTGCAAGCAAAGTTTGCCCATGAGGTGATGAAGTTTGCTTCTGCTTGCATGAATATTCGAACAAATGGCACTATTCACTTTGGAGTTATGGACAGTGTTGAAAAAAAGGGCTGGAAACATGGACAAATAGTTGGCATACCAATAAGGGACAAAGATATGTATGTGGATGCTTTAGATTACATAGAAAGATGTTTTGATGCACATGTTAAAGAAGCAGCAAGGCTTTGCATCCACCCTCCTGTTTTTATTGAAGTTATTCAGACAGGCATTCATGAACAATTTTTTGTAGTGGAAGTTGACATCGAACCATTAGCTAATATTGTAAAAGAAAAGGTTTTTCAAGTTCGTCTACCAAATTTTAATGAAAAAAGTAATAAGGTTAATTTAGAAAAAGATAAAGTTGCCTTTCAAAGAATTGGTTCAAACTCTGAACCAGTAAAGAATGATGATCTAGTGACATTCATTCAGAATTTAAAAGAAAGAGATGCTAGAAGAGAAAAGGCTGAAACATTTAATAATGAGAATGAAATAGATATCCCTCAAAATTTAGGGCGAAAATTATCTGTCCTTTTGACAGATGGCAAAAACTACATGAATGATTCCCTGTGGTACATTCTTGTTACAAACAAATGTGGAGAGGAAGACCTGAAATCTATTGACTTTTTGATGCACATGAATATTTTTTGTGTATTTGATTTTGATGAGGACTCCGGTGTGTCAGGTTTATACGCCAAGTATAAGGAATGTCATGCAACCAGTTCTCATTTTTTACAAAACTATTCCAACGACAATAAGATGAGTACAACTGAATTTCAAAAACATCTGTGCTTATTTGTTAAGAAAAGCTGGATATTTTGCAATGGACGCAGTGACTATCTTGGAAATGAAAAACCTTGTGATGAAAATACTTGGATTAGAACTAAAAGGAAGTATCTGAAGAAAGCAGTATCTTTTATCTGTGATGAGCTCCTCCCAACAGGATCTTTCTTGGTGCTTTTCCTACTGTTCTCACCTGTGGAAAAACCAATTGTAGAAACTTTCCATGAATTATACAGTGAAATGAATGGCATGGAGTTCATAATATGCCTTGCTGAGTCAAGAGAAACCTATGAGGAGTGGGCTAATCTGGCTCAAGCAACCTGCAGCATTGAGATGCTAGAACAAAGGAGTGTTGTAGGCATGAAGCTAAGCCATGTGGATGCTACTATCCAAAACATGCTGCCCTCTACAATAACCAACAAACATTTACCAGTTTCCACAAAGGGACTGTGTGCACTTTCCCCACTGGAAGAAGAGAAAATGTACTCCCTTGAAATATTGTGTGCAGATCAATGTGATGATATCAAATTAGACCTTCTGAGTACAAAAGAAATTCAGGAGATAGATGAAACTTTTTACAGAGGTAAAAAAGTCAGCTGGAAAAATTTCTGGTTTGCTGATAAAAGATTGTGTGGAGAGGTTATTGAACGTGAAGCCTGTAAGGAGGTTTTGAAAATGTTGAATGAGTTTGTATATAGGAATTGGTTCAAAAATCCTGTGGCTAAACTGAAAGTGTTCCATCACCCTGGAAGTGGAGGAAGTACCATTGCAAGGCAAGTTCTGTGGAAGCAAAGGAAGGATTTGCGATGTGCTGTGATCAAAACAACATACTCAGTGACAACTGTCTGTCAGCATGCAGTTGAATTCCGACATTATGATGAAAAGGACCACAAAAATGCTCTCCCTGTCCTACTTTTGTTGGAAGATTATGAAGAAGAATATCTTGATGAATTAGCTTATTCTTTAACTGATGCCATGGGACTTAATAAGCGCCATCCTACCAGGCCTTCATTCTTCATCCTATGCTGTAAGCGATCCAATGCACCTGATAAGCTTTGCAAATCATCCCCTCAAGATACAGTTGCTGTTACTCATAAGCTGACAGACCAAGAGAAAAACCTGTTCAGAACAAAGTTAGAAAAATTTGAAAATCAGAAGGATTTTAAGTTAGAATACATCCTTACCTTTGTCCTCATGAGTAATGAATTTGAAACAACGTATGTGAGAGAATTTGTAGAGCACTTGCTCAAAGATACAGATTTGTCTTCCCAGGAAACTAGATTGATGAGGTATGTTGCTTTGCTCAATTTCTATGTACATAATTCATACATCTCTTTATCACACTGTGAAGCCTTCTTGGGACTTGGAACATATGAAGAAATGGCAATGAGACAGTATGATTTCATAAGTCACTTAAGTGAACAGGCACGGCTCATTTTCATTGAACTCAGAGAAACCACCACTTATATTTCATCCATTCAAATAATACACTATGTTGTTGCAAAGGAAATACTCAATCAGCTCTCAGGATGTCGGACTCAAAGTGAAATTGCCATGGACCTTCTCCAGGAAAAGGTGTTTCTTCACCACAGGTTTGGGCGAGAAGAGTTTACAAAATTCTTTAGAGATCTATTTATTAGGCGTGATAAGAAAAGTAGAGGAGATaacactgatagccttttctctCCATTCATTGAGCATGTCTGCCGCtttgaaaaccctgaaaaagctatagatattttaaaacatgcatacgaatgcctgggaaaagatgCATTCTTTGCTCAACAACTTGCCAGATTACattataattatgaaaaatttgAGGATGCAACATACTGGGCAGAAGTAGCCAAATCTCACTTGCCAAATGATTCTTTTATTTTGGACACAGAAGGACAGGTGTATAGGAAATGGTTTAGTTTTAGAATGGACAAAAAAACAGATGAAGACACTCCTGAAGATATCATTCAAATTATAGAGCTTGCccttaaagctatgaagtgcttcAGAGGCGCACAACAGGCTGCAAAGTCTGAGAGAGACAGCATGAATAACTCTGGTTATTTTGGAGAAGTGGAAGTGGGGTGCCGTTTACTGAAACTACTATCTACACTTGATGTATTCCCTAAAAATTCGAAAGGGGAGCACCCTGAACTTGTCCAGTATCTAATTACAGATTACATTCCTGATGACATTAAAAAACCATGGGGGAAGCTTCACAGTCGCTTAAAAGGTTTACGTCAGAACATTTACAATGCTCTTGACTGGATTTCAGAAGATCTAAGTTATTTCCAAACAGATAAATATCAGACAGATGAAGAAGATGGAAGAGAAGAACAAGTTTATAATCCCCGAGGATGGCTTAAAAGGCAATGTAAAGTGTACGCAGCTTTCTTTGCTGCAGAATCGCTTGTTGAAGAAAATGGTGCTCAATCCAAAACCCAATTGATCAGGCATATGAATATTTATAAACACGGTGGTGGGAATGTCACCACTATTCTGTCATTCCTGTCAGATTCCAATGATAAGAAATCAATTCAAAATCTTGAAAAAATAATTAGCTTCTACTCAAAAGACCCACAGAAAGAGAGTCTAGAGGACACAGACCTTATAAACTATATATTGTGTCACTTTATACTAGCATGCCTGTCACCTGGTTCTTCCAAGCTCCTTGACCTTCAGACACTCAGAGAACTCAGCAaaagattctttaaaaaaagaaaaacagcatttCCTTCAAGTGCTTATTTTTTGCTCACATTACTTTACTGGCCCGACGCTGCCTTAGACAAAGACTCTAATCCAAAGAAAGATGAAATCTTAAAATCAGCCCTTGAAACTATGAAGTGCTTGCATGACATCAAACTAAAAGATGTTGCCCCAAGGAGGAAAAAAATCTACACGCATTTTTTCTTGGGAATAGGCTATGGACTAGGAAAAATTGTGCCCAAAACTACAATTGATAAATTAATAAAGGGCTCCTTAATTGAGAGACGAAAAAAGTGGCAAAATGGTGACGTGTGGAAGATAGGTGAAGTACATAAAGTCCTAGAAAGAGTTAATGGATGGACAAAAGATGGTAGAGTTTTTGCAAAGGGTCATTCTGGGCAGATTCTGATTTTACCTTTGCATTTTGATTCAGTGCCACCTGGAAATGAAAATGTAACCTTTTATCTTGGCTTCACATTTAATGGCCTTGTTGCCCATGACATTCAGGTACAAATGTAG
- the LOC133379719 gene encoding sterile alpha motif domain-containing protein 9-like isoform X2: MDYRLPVDEWDENHVKHWLESIGIKKQYVERLCEEEVTGPTLRVLDELFLKRMGMKQGQIQILMCKRDKLLQQYIGIDSTKTVNDNIVDGDILDNHKTNSEDKKPKSREPDSAEERKSVLEKTKCKLSDSQPVSSQHGASKPQDLEEKDMTHTVSTFSKTEITANTEPSHFCRFRPFSSDNINFKYVRNMVLAPETGVHNLISPCHEYKSFAKAALLDRQRLQAKFAHEVMKFASACMNIRTNGTIHFGVMDSVEKKGWKHGQIVGIPIRDKDMYVDALDYIERCFDAHVKEAARLCIHPPVFIEVIQTGIHEQFFVVEVDIEPLANIVKEKVFQVRLPNFNEKSNKVNLEKDKVAFQRIGSNSEPVKNDDLVTFIQNLKERDARREKAETFNNENEIDIPQNLGRKLSVLLTDGKNYMNDSLWYILVTNKCGEEDLKSIDFLMHMNIFCVFDFDEDSGVSGLYAKYKECHATSSHFLQNYSNDNKMSTTEFQKHLCLFVKKSWIFCNGRSDYLGNEKPCDENTWIRTKRKYLKKAVSFICDELLPTGSFLVLFLLFSPVEKPIVETFHELYSEMNGMEFIICLAESRETYEEWANLAQATCSIEMLEQRSVVGMKLSHVDATIQNMLPSTITNKHLPVSTKGLCALSPLEEEKMYSLEILCADQCDDIKLDLLSTKEIQEIDETFYRGKKVSWKNFWFADKRLCGEVIEREACKEVLKMLNEFVYRNWFKNPVAKLKVFHHPGSGGSTIARQVLWKQRKDLRCAVIKTTYSVTTVCQHAVEFRHYDEKDHKNALPVLLLLEDYEEEYLDELAYSLTDAMGLNKRHPTRPSFFILCCKRSNAPDKLCKSSPQDTVAVTHKLTDQEKNLFRTKLEKFENQKDFKLEYILTFVLMSNEFETTYVREFVEHLLKDTDLSSQETRLMRYVALLNFYVHNSYISLSHCEAFLGLGTYEEMAMRQYDFISHLSEQARLIFIELRETTTYISSIQIIHYVVAKEILNQLSGCRTQSEIAMDLLQEKVFLHHRFGREEFTKFFRDLFIRRDKKSRGDNTDSLFSPFIEHVCRFENPEKAIDILKHAYECLGKDAFFAQQLARLHYNYEKFEDATYWAEVAKSHLPNDSFILDTEGQVYRKWFSFRMDKKTDEDTPEDIIQIIELALKAMKCFRGAQQAAKSERDSMNNSGYFGEVEVGCRLLKLLSTLDVFPKNSKGEHPELVQYLITDYIPDDIKKPWGKLHSRLKGLRQNIYNALDWISEDLSYFQTDKYQTDEEDGREEQVYNPRGWLKRQCKVYAAFFAAESLVEENGAQSKTQLIRHMNIYKHGGGNVTTILSFLSDSNDKKSIQNLEKIISFYSKDPQKESLEDTDLINYILCHFILACLSPGSSKLLDLQTLRELSKRFFKKRKTAFPSSAYFLLTLLYWPDAALDKDSNPKKDEILKSALETMKCLHDIKLKDVAPRRKKIYTHFFLGIGYGLGKIVPKTTIDKLIKGSLIERRKKWQNGDVWKIGEVHKVLERVNGWTKDGRVFAKGHSGQILILPLHFDSVPPGNENVTFYLGFTFNGLVAHDIQVQM, translated from the coding sequence ATTACAGATTACCTGTGGATGAATGGGATGAGAATCATGTTAAGCACTGGCTAGAGTCCATTGGAATTAAGAAACAGTATGTAGAAAGGCTCTGTGAAGAGGAAGTAACTGGTCCAACACTCAGAGTATTGGATGAACTGTTCCTCAAGAGAATGGGCATGAAACAAGGTCAGATCCAAATACTAATGTGCAAAAGAGATAAACTTTTACAGCAATATATTGGGATAGATTCCACAAAAACAGTTAATGACAACATTGTGGACGGAGATATATTGGATAATCACAAAACCAATTCAGAAGATAAAAAGCCAAAATCCAGAGAGCCAGACTCAGCTGAAGAGAGAAAAAGTGTCCTAGAGAAAACTAAATGCAAACTCTCTGATAGCCAACCAGTTTCTTCACAACACGGAGCTTCAAAACCACAGGACTTAGAAGAGAAAGACATGACACACACAGTTTCTACTTTTAGCAAAACAGAAATCACAGCCAATACTGAACCATCACATTTTTGCCGATTCAGGCCATTCAGCAGTGACAATATTAATTTTAAGTATGTTAGAAATATGGTCCTTGCTCCAGAAACAGGAGTTCACAATCTAATTAGCCCTTGCCATGAATACAAATCTTTTGCTAAGGCTGCACTGCTGGACAGACAAAGGCTGCAAGCAAAGTTTGCCCATGAGGTGATGAAGTTTGCTTCTGCTTGCATGAATATTCGAACAAATGGCACTATTCACTTTGGAGTTATGGACAGTGTTGAAAAAAAGGGCTGGAAACATGGACAAATAGTTGGCATACCAATAAGGGACAAAGATATGTATGTGGATGCTTTAGATTACATAGAAAGATGTTTTGATGCACATGTTAAAGAAGCAGCAAGGCTTTGCATCCACCCTCCTGTTTTTATTGAAGTTATTCAGACAGGCATTCATGAACAATTTTTTGTAGTGGAAGTTGACATCGAACCATTAGCTAATATTGTAAAAGAAAAGGTTTTTCAAGTTCGTCTACCAAATTTTAATGAAAAAAGTAATAAGGTTAATTTAGAAAAAGATAAAGTTGCCTTTCAAAGAATTGGTTCAAACTCTGAACCAGTAAAGAATGATGATCTAGTGACATTCATTCAGAATTTAAAAGAAAGAGATGCTAGAAGAGAAAAGGCTGAAACATTTAATAATGAGAATGAAATAGATATCCCTCAAAATTTAGGGCGAAAATTATCTGTCCTTTTGACAGATGGCAAAAACTACATGAATGATTCCCTGTGGTACATTCTTGTTACAAACAAATGTGGAGAGGAAGACCTGAAATCTATTGACTTTTTGATGCACATGAATATTTTTTGTGTATTTGATTTTGATGAGGACTCCGGTGTGTCAGGTTTATACGCCAAGTATAAGGAATGTCATGCAACCAGTTCTCATTTTTTACAAAACTATTCCAACGACAATAAGATGAGTACAACTGAATTTCAAAAACATCTGTGCTTATTTGTTAAGAAAAGCTGGATATTTTGCAATGGACGCAGTGACTATCTTGGAAATGAAAAACCTTGTGATGAAAATACTTGGATTAGAACTAAAAGGAAGTATCTGAAGAAAGCAGTATCTTTTATCTGTGATGAGCTCCTCCCAACAGGATCTTTCTTGGTGCTTTTCCTACTGTTCTCACCTGTGGAAAAACCAATTGTAGAAACTTTCCATGAATTATACAGTGAAATGAATGGCATGGAGTTCATAATATGCCTTGCTGAGTCAAGAGAAACCTATGAGGAGTGGGCTAATCTGGCTCAAGCAACCTGCAGCATTGAGATGCTAGAACAAAGGAGTGTTGTAGGCATGAAGCTAAGCCATGTGGATGCTACTATCCAAAACATGCTGCCCTCTACAATAACCAACAAACATTTACCAGTTTCCACAAAGGGACTGTGTGCACTTTCCCCACTGGAAGAAGAGAAAATGTACTCCCTTGAAATATTGTGTGCAGATCAATGTGATGATATCAAATTAGACCTTCTGAGTACAAAAGAAATTCAGGAGATAGATGAAACTTTTTACAGAGGTAAAAAAGTCAGCTGGAAAAATTTCTGGTTTGCTGATAAAAGATTGTGTGGAGAGGTTATTGAACGTGAAGCCTGTAAGGAGGTTTTGAAAATGTTGAATGAGTTTGTATATAGGAATTGGTTCAAAAATCCTGTGGCTAAACTGAAAGTGTTCCATCACCCTGGAAGTGGAGGAAGTACCATTGCAAGGCAAGTTCTGTGGAAGCAAAGGAAGGATTTGCGATGTGCTGTGATCAAAACAACATACTCAGTGACAACTGTCTGTCAGCATGCAGTTGAATTCCGACATTATGATGAAAAGGACCACAAAAATGCTCTCCCTGTCCTACTTTTGTTGGAAGATTATGAAGAAGAATATCTTGATGAATTAGCTTATTCTTTAACTGATGCCATGGGACTTAATAAGCGCCATCCTACCAGGCCTTCATTCTTCATCCTATGCTGTAAGCGATCCAATGCACCTGATAAGCTTTGCAAATCATCCCCTCAAGATACAGTTGCTGTTACTCATAAGCTGACAGACCAAGAGAAAAACCTGTTCAGAACAAAGTTAGAAAAATTTGAAAATCAGAAGGATTTTAAGTTAGAATACATCCTTACCTTTGTCCTCATGAGTAATGAATTTGAAACAACGTATGTGAGAGAATTTGTAGAGCACTTGCTCAAAGATACAGATTTGTCTTCCCAGGAAACTAGATTGATGAGGTATGTTGCTTTGCTCAATTTCTATGTACATAATTCATACATCTCTTTATCACACTGTGAAGCCTTCTTGGGACTTGGAACATATGAAGAAATGGCAATGAGACAGTATGATTTCATAAGTCACTTAAGTGAACAGGCACGGCTCATTTTCATTGAACTCAGAGAAACCACCACTTATATTTCATCCATTCAAATAATACACTATGTTGTTGCAAAGGAAATACTCAATCAGCTCTCAGGATGTCGGACTCAAAGTGAAATTGCCATGGACCTTCTCCAGGAAAAGGTGTTTCTTCACCACAGGTTTGGGCGAGAAGAGTTTACAAAATTCTTTAGAGATCTATTTATTAGGCGTGATAAGAAAAGTAGAGGAGATaacactgatagccttttctctCCATTCATTGAGCATGTCTGCCGCtttgaaaaccctgaaaaagctatagatattttaaaacatgcatacgaatgcctgggaaaagatgCATTCTTTGCTCAACAACTTGCCAGATTACattataattatgaaaaatttgAGGATGCAACATACTGGGCAGAAGTAGCCAAATCTCACTTGCCAAATGATTCTTTTATTTTGGACACAGAAGGACAGGTGTATAGGAAATGGTTTAGTTTTAGAATGGACAAAAAAACAGATGAAGACACTCCTGAAGATATCATTCAAATTATAGAGCTTGCccttaaagctatgaagtgcttcAGAGGCGCACAACAGGCTGCAAAGTCTGAGAGAGACAGCATGAATAACTCTGGTTATTTTGGAGAAGTGGAAGTGGGGTGCCGTTTACTGAAACTACTATCTACACTTGATGTATTCCCTAAAAATTCGAAAGGGGAGCACCCTGAACTTGTCCAGTATCTAATTACAGATTACATTCCTGATGACATTAAAAAACCATGGGGGAAGCTTCACAGTCGCTTAAAAGGTTTACGTCAGAACATTTACAATGCTCTTGACTGGATTTCAGAAGATCTAAGTTATTTCCAAACAGATAAATATCAGACAGATGAAGAAGATGGAAGAGAAGAACAAGTTTATAATCCCCGAGGATGGCTTAAAAGGCAATGTAAAGTGTACGCAGCTTTCTTTGCTGCAGAATCGCTTGTTGAAGAAAATGGTGCTCAATCCAAAACCCAATTGATCAGGCATATGAATATTTATAAACACGGTGGTGGGAATGTCACCACTATTCTGTCATTCCTGTCAGATTCCAATGATAAGAAATCAATTCAAAATCTTGAAAAAATAATTAGCTTCTACTCAAAAGACCCACAGAAAGAGAGTCTAGAGGACACAGACCTTATAAACTATATATTGTGTCACTTTATACTAGCATGCCTGTCACCTGGTTCTTCCAAGCTCCTTGACCTTCAGACACTCAGAGAACTCAGCAaaagattctttaaaaaaagaaaaacagcatttCCTTCAAGTGCTTATTTTTTGCTCACATTACTTTACTGGCCCGACGCTGCCTTAGACAAAGACTCTAATCCAAAGAAAGATGAAATCTTAAAATCAGCCCTTGAAACTATGAAGTGCTTGCATGACATCAAACTAAAAGATGTTGCCCCAAGGAGGAAAAAAATCTACACGCATTTTTTCTTGGGAATAGGCTATGGACTAGGAAAAATTGTGCCCAAAACTACAATTGATAAATTAATAAAGGGCTCCTTAATTGAGAGACGAAAAAAGTGGCAAAATGGTGACGTGTGGAAGATAGGTGAAGTACATAAAGTCCTAGAAAGAGTTAATGGATGGACAAAAGATGGTAGAGTTTTTGCAAAGGGTCATTCTGGGCAGATTCTGATTTTACCTTTGCATTTTGATTCAGTGCCACCTGGAAATGAAAATGTAACCTTTTATCTTGGCTTCACATTTAATGGCCTTGTTGCCCATGACATTCAGGTACAAATGTAG